From a region of the Priestia megaterium genome:
- a CDS encoding IS6 family transposase, whose translation MEKQNLFKWKHYQPDIILLTVRWYLRYNLSFRNVVEMMEERGLSMAHTTIMRWVHQYGPELDKRVRRHLRPTNDSWRVDETYIKVKGQWMYLYRAVDSKGNTIDFYLSKTRDHKAAKCFFKKALRSLHVSKPRVITVDKNPAYPIAIEELKKEKKMPVGIQIRQVKYLNNIVEQDHRFIKKRVRPMLGLKSFHTATSIISGIEAMHIIKKGQLASRNQSVQNQKEFIHKLFELAS comes from the coding sequence ATGGAAAAGCAAAATTTATTTAAGTGGAAACATTATCAGCCCGACATTATTTTGTTAACAGTAAGATGGTACCTGCGGTACAACTTGAGTTTTCGTAACGTAGTGGAGATGATGGAGGAACGTGGCTTATCAATGGCTCACACAACGATTATGCGTTGGGTTCATCAATATGGACCGGAATTAGATAAAAGGGTACGTCGTCATCTTAGGCCAACAAATGACTCATGGAGAGTCGATGAAACGTATATCAAAGTAAAAGGTCAATGGATGTATCTGTATCGTGCAGTTGATTCTAAAGGAAATACGATTGATTTTTATCTAAGTAAAACAAGAGATCACAAGGCTGCAAAGTGTTTCTTCAAGAAAGCTTTGCGGTCTCTTCATGTTTCAAAGCCTCGTGTCATAACTGTCGATAAAAATCCAGCTTATCCTATAGCCATTGAAGAGTTGAAAAAAGAAAAGAAGATGCCTGTAGGCATCCAAATAAGGCAAGTAAAATATCTCAATAACATAGTAGAACAAGATCATCGTTTTATTAAAAAACGAGTTAGACCTATGTTAGGGTTGAAATCCTTTCATACAGCTACATCCATTATTTCTGGAATAGAAGCTATGCATATCATTAAAAAAGGGCAACTTGCTTCACGGAACCAGTCTGTCCAAAATCAAAAAGAATTCATCCATAAACTGTTTGAATTAGCTTCATAA